The genomic region TCAGACTCGATGACAGCGATCCGGACGCACGAACTCACCAAGGACTATCTCGTTGGATTCTGGCGGCCCCGCCCGTACCGGGCGCTGGATCGCCTGTCGATCGAGGTCGGGGCGGGCGAGGTCTTCGGCTTCCTCGGTCCCAACGGCGCCGGCAAGACCACGACGCTCAAGCTGCTCATGCAGCTGGTGTTTCCGACGAGCGGCGAAGCTGAGATTCTCGGCCGTCCGGTCGGCGACATCGCCGTTCGGCGGCGCATCGGGTATCTTCCCGAAAACCCCTACTTCTACGATCACCTGACCGCCGACGAACTGCTCGACTATTACGGCCGGCTGTTCGGCATGCCGGCGGCCGAGCGGCGTGCCCGCATCAGCCGTACCCTGGATCGCCTCGGCATCGGGGCCGAACGCCGTCTCCAGCTGCGCAAGTTCTCCAAAGGGATGCTGCAGCGCGTCGGGCTGGCGCAGGCGCTGCTCAACGAGCCGGACGTCAT from Vicinamibacterales bacterium harbors:
- a CDS encoding ABC transporter ATP-binding protein; this encodes MTAIRTHELTKDYLVGFWRPRPYRALDRLSIEVGAGEVFGFLGPNGAGKTTTLKLLMQLVFPTSGEAEILGRPVGDIAVRRRIGYLPENPYFYDHLTADELLDYYGRLFGMPAAERRARISRTLDRLGIGAERRLQLRKFSKGMLQRVGLAQALLNEPDVIFLDEPMSGLDPLGRRDVRELMLELRDAGRTIFFSSHILSDAEALCSQVAIVAKGRLAAAGRLADMRAFEVQGWELVMANVPEPALERVRARARKVVGVAGGRYVIDLAPDGRPDEMLRDLVAAGCTLVSLNPVRETLEDVFVRRVAEVGEGAR